A segment of the bacterium BMS3Abin14 genome:
TATCGTTATGACGGCTTTTTCCACCGTGGGAAACGCAGTGGAGTCTTTGAAAAAGGGGGCCAACGATTATATCGCCAAACCGTTCAAGATCGAGGAGCTCCTCACTACCGTGAGAAAGAACCTGGAAGAGGGACGGTTTTTGTCCTGCAAGCTCTTTCTTGACATGGATGACACCTTCAGCAGCCTTGCCAACGTCACCCGACGGAAGGTCCTTTACATTCTCGCACAGGAGGGATCGGTCCGATTCATGGATCTGGCGCGGAAGCTTGACATGCCGGATCACACAAAAATGAACTTTCACCTGAAGGTCCTCAAGGAGAACGGCCTCATCGAACAGAACGAAGGTAAATCCTACCTGCTTTCCCCAAGGGGCCGACAGGTTAAAGAATGTCTTGATTTTATTGTAAAAAACCTTACCTCGTGACAAATCGGGAAAAAAGCCGTCAATAAAATGGTGAAGTTTTCTTCACGGAAATCCACCAATATGTGAGATTTTTTAATCTGGATTATCCCTCTTTCTCCGTATCTAATGCCTCTGAGCTATAATATTGCTTTTTTGGGATGCGCTGCATTTTACTTTTCCTGTGTCCCGAGCAATGCTACCGGCCAAATCGGCAATTCTGCCGACAGGCCGCGCCAGTACCGAAAATTGAGGAGGTTATAACAATGAAAACGATGAAGATGAGCATTATTGCCATCCTTGCCGCAGCGTGCCTGTTGATATTTTCCGCTGTGAGCTTCGCTTCACCCCCCGATTGGAATCAGGGCACTACTGATCAGAGAATCAGAACCCTTTCCGACCTTCAGCCTGGCCTCGGAACAGTCATGATCGAGTATGGCAACCGTTTCTCCGCAGCCTATTATGCGGCAAAAGGCGGCAACTGGGGCATGGCTGCTTACCAGTTGAAGGAAGCGGGCGAAATTCAGGAAGTTGGCGAGGCTACTCGGCCGGCCCATTCCCCCGCCCTGAAAAGCTTTGAGCATTCATATCTGGACAACCTGAACGCTACGGTCAAAGCCAAGGACTTTAAGCAGTTCAAGGCGGCATTCAATCAGACTATTGAAGGATGCAATGGCTGTCATGCGGCCAGCGGCCATGCGTACATCAAGTATCAGCTTCCGAAGCGCTCTCCGTCCCCCACCTCGGTTAAATAAGTAGCAGTGCGGGATTGAAGCAGGTTGCCGACCCCGGCTGCCTGTTAGAAATCCAAGGGGCCCTTCGGGGTCCCTTTTTTATTGCAGCGAGTCGCACTATCCAGGGCCTGGTTCCAGGTGCCTGGTCTAAACCCCAGGTCCTGGATTCCGCCTTATCTGTACTCAGGATTGGGATAATCGCTCCTGCACCCGGCATCCCACTTCGAACGCTGATTCCCGTGGGCGGGAATACCGCCGGCATCCTTTATCATGCGGGCCATGTGCATCAGGTTCCAGGTCATGAAGGTGGTATTGCGGTTGGTGAAGTCATTTTCAGGCCCGCCCGATCCGGCGTCCAGGTAGGAGGGCCCCGGCCCAGCCTCGCCGAGCCATGCGGCATCCGCCTGGGGCGGGATGACATATCCCAGATGCTGAAGGGAATAGAGAATATTCATGGCGCAGTGCTTGGCCCCGTCCTCGTTTCCCGTGATCAGACATCCGCCGACTCCTCCATAATAAGCGTACTGTCCACCGTCGTTAAGGTCCCCTGATGAGGAGTAGAGGCGTTCAATGGTCTGGGTACATATTGACGACTTCTCTCCGAGCCAGATGGGAGACGTAATGACAAGGATATGGGCATCCTTGACCTTCTCGTAGATCCGGGGCCAATCGTCATGGTCCCAGCCGTGCTGAGTCATATCCGGGTAAACGCCGCTCGCGATGTCAAAGTCCACGGGGCGGAGTGTCTCGACGGAAACACCGTTTTTCTCCATGATGGCTCTGGCAATCCTGACCAATCCCTCGGTGTGGGACAATTCGGGGGTCTTTTTCAGTGTGCAGTTGAGGAACAACGCCCGGAGATCGGAAAAATCCCAGCGGCTGGTCTCGCACATCTCGATCATTTTGTCGCTTAGCACCATTTTAGAATTCCTTTCTATCCGCGACGCTCCATCTCCCGGGCGATTTCCCGTTCCTGATCGCGTTTCTTTATCGTCTCCCGTTTATCGTGCAGTTTCTTGCCGCGCCCCAATCCAAGCTCCAATTTAATCCTTCGGCCCTTGAGATAAAGCCGCAGTGGGACCAGCGTCAGCCCCTTTTCGGCAACCTTTCCGGCAAGCCTCCTGATCTCACGGGCGTGCAGCAGGAGTTTACGTTCCCTTAAAGGATCGTGGTTGTTGATGTTGCCCTGAGTATACGGACTGATGTGGGCACCCACGAGGAAGACCTCGCCGTCCCGTATGTCGGCGTAGCTCTCCTTGATGTTGGCCTTCCCTTCCCGGATGGACTTTACCTCCGTGCCCATGAGGGAAATCCCGGCCTCCATGGTCTCCACTATCTCATAGTTATACCGCGCCTGGCGGTTCACGACTATTGTGCGACCCGCTGCCATGCTCCGCCCCCCGAGGAACCACTGATCTCGTTGTTTACCCTGTCACGGACCGCGACAATGCTGCCCTTCCTCGCATAGATATGCCGAAACCGGAAAAGCCGGTCCTTCTCAAGCGCA
Coding sequences within it:
- the mprA_3 gene encoding response regulator MprA, which translates into the protein MSKIMVVDDDTELRENLTEILVDADHEVFSANQSEKALQMLEDEAVDLILLDLIMPGMGGMDAIPLLRRTCPGARIIVMTAFSTVGNAVESLKKGANDYIAKPFKIEELLTTVRKNLEEGRFLSCKLFLDMDDTFSSLANVTRRKVLYILAQEGSVRFMDLARKLDMPDHTKMNFHLKVLKENGLIEQNEGKSYLLSPRGRQVKECLDFIVKNLTS
- a CDS encoding NADPH-dependent FMN reductase, with the translated sequence MVLSDKMIEMCETSRWDFSDLRALFLNCTLKKTPELSHTEGLVRIARAIMEKNGVSVETLRPVDFDIASGVYPDMTQHGWDHDDWPRIYEKVKDAHILVITSPIWLGEKSSICTQTIERLYSSSGDLNDGGQYAYYGGVGGCLITGNEDGAKHCAMNILYSLQHLGYVIPPQADAAWLGEAGPGPSYLDAGSGGPENDFTNRNTTFMTWNLMHMARMIKDAGGIPAHGNQRSKWDAGCRSDYPNPEYR
- the smpB gene encoding SsrA-binding protein gives rise to the protein MAAGRTIVVNRQARYNYEIVETMEAGISLMGTEVKSIREGKANIKESYADIRDGEVFLVGAHISPYTQGNINNHDPLRERKLLLHAREIRRLAGKVAEKGLTLVPLRLYLKGRRIKLELGLGRGKKLHDKRETIKKRDQEREIAREMERRG